In Rhizophagus irregularis chromosome 7, complete sequence, a single genomic region encodes these proteins:
- a CDS encoding mitochondrial 37S ribosomal protein uS13m, whose protein sequence is MPVLLLGVSLPDKKLVRIALTYFYGIGHKTAQKLCSKFSIHDTCKISDLTESQLNAISLELNNMTIESDLRRQVRNNILHHRAIGNYKGKRHAMGYPVRGQRTSTNAKTARKLNGKWLKSFTTLTNPAITSTSSSSNVFIKPRIPLMTHFKPFENFFSKFF, encoded by the exons atgccAGTTTTGTTACTTGGTGTTAGTTTACCCGATAAAAAGCTCGTTAGA ATTGCTTTAACCTATTTTTATGGAATAGGGCATAAAACAGCTCAAAAATTATGTAGTAAATTCTCAATTCATGATACATGTAAAATATCTGATTTAACAGAATCTCAATTAAATGCAATTTctttagaattaaataatatgactATAGAAAGTGATTTACGTCGTCAAgttagaaataatattttacatcatagAGCAATCGGTAATTATAAAGGTAAACGTCATGCTATGGGTTATCCTGTAAGGGGCCAACGTACTAGTACTAATGCTAAAACTGCTAGAAAATTAAATGGTAAATGGTTGAAAAGTTTTACTac tttaaCAAATCCCGCTATTACttcaacatcatcatcatcaaatgTTTTTATAAAGCCAAGAATTCCATTAATGACACATTTTAAGCCATTTGAGAATTTCTTTAGTAAATTCttctaa